Proteins encoded within one genomic window of Triticum aestivum cultivar Chinese Spring chromosome 2D, IWGSC CS RefSeq v2.1, whole genome shotgun sequence:
- the LOC123055830 gene encoding uncharacterized protein: MFALYRHSNSDAEFKYLHIYKRIDKCEKWAEVQRTLDKVKETYKPDAPGAPTPGVSEGRPDGNKGALVCRVTAMDDKTSEREEWHRSSDLRRGGGSLRTRLLDRDLQRVSGDLRVALAAEEKNKQAMEELLLALKEVNAELHTTRQQLVRPQHESETARLESDRVHVSLKRKDDKVCALSDEVARLRSDAEEAFATFRGKEAGFTACMKSSEAEFAASRRENARLLESQRSGRHEVAKLRDILKQAVKDTKFVKEALEEVRSENAMLKEMVGSKDTAVKCSKEELECLRVSEAAARDNIKELQSLLVATSVSPTPTPSAAAGAGRSFDLEDLSPRTRSTGSHWSRGRERGLRIRKRERD, from the exons ATGTTCGCCCTGTATCGGCACAGCAACAGCGACGCCGAATTCAAGTACCTCCACatttacaagcgcattgacaagtgcgagaagtgggcggaagtccagCGCACCCTCGACAAGgtcaaggagacctacaagccggacgcaCCCGGCGCGCCGACTCCGGGCGTGTCAGAAgggcggccggacggcaacaaag GGGCACTAGTGTGCCGCGTCACGGCCATGGACGACAAAACTTCGGAGAGGGAGGAGTGGCACCGGTCCAGCGAtctgaggaggggaggagggtctCTTCGG ACGCGCCTGCTCGACCGCGACCTGCAGCGGGTCAGCGGCGACCTGCGGGTGGCGCTAGCCGCAGAGGAGAAGAACAAGCAGGCCATGGAGGAGCTGCTGCTGGCGCTCAAGGAGGTGAACGCGGAGCTGCACACCACGCGGCAGCAGCTGGTGCGCCCGCAGCACGAGTCAGAAACGGCGAGGCTGGAGTCGGACCGGGTGCACGTGTCCCTAAAGCGCAAGGACGACAAGGTCTGCGCGCTGtccgacgaggtggcccgcctccGCTCCGACGCCGAGGAGGCGTTCGCCACGTTCCGGGGCAAGGAGGCCGGGTTCACGGCGTGCATGAAGTCGTCGGAAGCGGAGTTCGCCGCGTCCCGGCGCGAGAACGCGCGACTCCTCGAGTCGCAACGGTCTGGGCGGCACGAGGTGGCCAAGCTGCGGGACATCCTGAAGCAGGCCGTCAAGGACACCAAGTTCGTCAAGGAGGCGCTGGAGGAGGTGAGGAGCGAGAACGCCATGCTCAAGGAGATGGTCGGGAGCAAGGACACCGCCGTCAAGTGCAGCAAGGAGGAGCTGGAGTGCCTCCGGGTGAGCGAGGCCGCGGCGCGCGACAACATCAAGGAGCTGCAGAGCTTGCTGGTGGCCACGTCGGTGAGTCCCACCCCCACGCCGTCCGCGGCGGCAGGAGCGGGAAGGTCGTTTGACCTGGAGGACCTGTCGCCGCGGACGAGATCGACGGGATCGCACTGGagtagagggagagagaggggattgaGGATTAGGAAGAGAGAGAGGGATTAA